In one Streptomyces sp. NBC_00597 genomic region, the following are encoded:
- a CDS encoding uracil-DNA glycosylase gives MAARPLNEIVEPGWARALEPVAAQIAAMGDFLRAEIAAGRTYLPAGANVLRAFQQPFDEVKVLIVGQDPYPTPGHAMGLSFSVAPEVSPWPPSLDNIFRELYADLGVPRPANGDLTPWTRQGVLLLNRALTTAPRKTGGHRGKGWEAVTEQAIRALAARDKPLVSVLWGRDARNLRPLLGELPAVESVHPSPMSAANGFFGSRPFSKANDLLVRQGAQPVDWRLPAAR, from the coding sequence GTGGCAGCACGACCGTTGAACGAGATCGTCGAGCCGGGCTGGGCCCGGGCTCTGGAGCCGGTGGCGGCGCAGATCGCCGCGATGGGCGACTTCCTGCGCGCCGAGATCGCGGCGGGGAGGACGTACCTGCCCGCCGGGGCGAATGTGTTGCGCGCCTTCCAACAGCCCTTCGACGAGGTGAAGGTGCTGATCGTCGGCCAGGACCCGTACCCCACCCCGGGGCACGCGATGGGCCTGTCCTTCTCGGTCGCGCCCGAGGTCAGTCCGTGGCCGCCCAGCCTGGACAACATCTTCCGCGAGCTGTATGCGGACCTCGGCGTGCCCCGGCCGGCCAACGGGGACCTCACCCCGTGGACCCGCCAGGGCGTGCTCCTGCTGAACCGCGCGCTGACCACGGCCCCGCGCAAGACCGGGGGCCATCGCGGCAAGGGCTGGGAGGCCGTCACCGAGCAGGCCATCCGGGCGCTCGCGGCGCGCGACAAGCCCCTCGTGTCGGTGCTGTGGGGGCGGGACGCCCGCAACCTGCGGCCGCTGCTCGGCGAGTTGCCGGCCGTGGAGTCCGTGCACCCCTCCCCCATGTCCGCGGCGAACGGGTTCTTCGGCTCCCGTCCGTTCAGCAAGGCCAACGACCTGCTGGTCCGCCAGGGGGCACAGCCGGTGGACTGGCGGCTTCCGGCCGCCCGTTGA
- a CDS encoding lactonase family protein has translation MDDTDGKHRNGGHRVHIGSFTSAGGRGITTADVDPATGALTLLSTSDAVADPSYLALDRGTGVLYAVSETRQGAVVAFRPTREGLAALGPAVRVGGAGPTHLSVAGRRLLTANYTSGSVSSLPLSEDGILCGPASVLDHRGSGPDASRQERPHAHQVLPDPSGRWVLSVDLGTDSVRVCASDPATGALRLHDETALRAGTGPRHLSFHPDGETVYVLHELEPQLTVCRWNPGSGQLEPTDEVPLAPGAAPGAARAYPSAVVASPDGRFVWAAVRGTDTVVTLSLAGGAGKPRLVGSVECGGSWPRDLAADPSGRRLYAANERSGDVTWFDVDPLTGQPHRAGSVAVPAATCVVFA, from the coding sequence ATGGACGACACGGACGGCAAGCACCGGAACGGCGGACACCGGGTCCACATCGGCTCGTTCACCTCGGCGGGCGGCCGCGGCATCACCACGGCGGACGTGGACCCGGCGACCGGCGCACTGACCCTCCTCTCCACCAGCGACGCGGTCGCCGACCCCTCGTACCTCGCCCTCGACCGGGGCACCGGGGTGCTCTACGCCGTCAGTGAGACCCGGCAGGGAGCGGTAGTCGCCTTCCGGCCCACCCGCGAGGGCCTCGCCGCCCTCGGCCCCGCCGTACGCGTCGGCGGGGCCGGCCCGACCCACCTCAGCGTGGCCGGGCGCCGGCTGCTCACCGCCAACTACACCTCCGGCAGCGTCAGCAGCCTCCCGCTCTCCGAGGACGGCATCCTGTGCGGACCCGCCTCGGTCCTCGACCACCGGGGCTCCGGGCCCGACGCGAGCCGCCAGGAACGGCCGCACGCCCACCAGGTGCTGCCCGATCCGAGCGGCCGCTGGGTGCTCAGCGTGGACCTCGGCACCGACTCGGTCCGCGTCTGCGCCTCGGATCCGGCCACCGGGGCGCTGCGCCTGCACGACGAGACCGCACTGCGCGCCGGGACGGGCCCGCGCCACCTCTCCTTCCACCCTGACGGCGAGACGGTGTACGTCCTGCACGAGCTGGAGCCGCAGCTGACCGTCTGCCGCTGGAACCCGGGCTCGGGGCAACTGGAACCGACCGATGAGGTTCCGCTCGCCCCTGGGGCCGCTCCAGGGGCCGCACGGGCCTATCCCTCGGCCGTGGTGGCTTCCCCGGACGGCCGTTTCGTGTGGGCGGCCGTACGCGGCACCGACACCGTCGTCACCCTCTCGCTCGCCGGAGGGGCCGGGAAGCCGCGGCTCGTGGGCAGCGTGGAATGCGGCGGCAGCTGGCCGCGGGACCTCGCCGCCGATCCTTCGGGGCGCCGTCTGTACGCGGCCAACGAGCGCTCCGGGGACGTCACCTGGTTCGACGTCGACCCGCTGACCGGGCAGCCGCACCGGGCCGGCTCGGTGGCGGTACCGGCCGCCACCTGCGTGGTCTTCGCCTGA